The genomic segment CCGGAGACTTCCTCGTGCTCTTCGTCAGCGGCGAGCTGCGGCGGTACGACCCGGTGGGCGACGCGTGGCGGCTCGAGTCCACGAGCCCGTTCGAGTCCGGGATCAACCGGACGATCAGCGCGACCCTGCCCGAGCACGGGGTGATCCTCTTCGCCACCCGCACCGGAAGCGAGGCGGCCCGCGTCACGCTCTACAAGCCCTGAGCTGCGGTCCAGATACGACGACGCCGCCGACCCCGAGGATCGGCGGCGCGGGGAAGATGATCGGCGCTCAGCCGTTGCTGGCGACGGCGCGGATCGTGACGTTGACGCGGATCTCGTTGGAGACCTTGAGGCGGACCGGGAGCGGCACCGAGACGTTGTAGTCGGTGAGCTGCACGCGGAAGCTCGCCTGCGCGCGGATGACGTCGCCCGTGATGCGGGCCGCGCGGAGCTCGTCGTTGAGGGGGATGAGCCGGACGCGGGCGTTCGCGACGATGTCGCGGGTGACGCCGTGAATGGAGAAGCGGCCGTGGATGCGCACGCGGGTGGTCTCGTTCGGGGTCAGGCGGCTGGCGCCCTCGATGCGCGTGATCTCGAACGTCGCGTTGGGGTGCGCCTGCGCGTCGAGCCAGCCGTCCCCGCGGAGGTGCTCGTCACGCAGATCGACGCCCGTGCGGATGGAGGCGACGCGGACCTGCACGGTGCCGCTCGCGCTCGAGAGATCGTTCGGGTTGACGTTGACCGTGCCGGTGACGTGCGAGCTGACGCCGGTGATCGTCTCGAGCGGCGCGTCCGAGATGAACTGGATGCGGCTGCCGCCGTCGTTGCGGATGGTGAACTCGCGCGACTGCGCCGAGGCGGTGGCGCTGAAGCCGAGCGCGAGCACGGCGGAGAGCATCAGGAAGCGAATCTGCGTACGCATGGATCGGACTCCTCGGGGGCTGTCGTTGTCGGGGCGTCGAGTCGGGGGACGGCCGCGTCGGTGCGACGGGGCGCGACCGCGCCGGATTCACCCGAGGAGGATCCCCCCCTCCCGGGCGCTTGGGACACGATCAGAGGGAGGATACGATCAGAGGCCCCTGTCGTTACAAGGGCGTGTCGTTACGAGGGCGGTGAGCCCAGGACGACCTTCTGCTCGACGAGATCCGCGAGCACCGAGGCCATGCCCTCGAGGAACCTCTGCGTGGGCTTGTCGCGCCCGAGCTCGGCGAGCACCGCGCGCACGCCATCCGCCTGGCTCCCCGGCCCGGACCAGGCGCGGAAGAGGCGCGCGCCGACGTCGTTCAGCACGTAGGTGAAGATCCGCGTCGCGCCGGGCTTGCGATAGACCAGGACAAGGTGCGGCTCGTCGAGGGTCTCGGGCGCGAGGTGATCCCGGTCGACCCGGTGCGTGACCTCGAGCGTCTCGAGCACCGGGTTGATCACGGCCGGCCGCTCGAAGTCGAGCTCGACCGCCGCGACCGCGGGCTCCTCGAGGGCGCCCACCCGCCACTTCGCGTCTTCCCAGCGCACCAGGTCTCGCACGTGCGGGGGCAGCGTCTCGTCCGCTTCCCAGCCGGGGAGGGCGTGCGTCACGAGCTCGTGCACGACCTCGCGGATGAATCGCGTGCGCGGCGTGTGGGCCTCGAGGTAGGCGGACACCGCGTCGTCGAAGCGCGCGTCGCCGAGCAGCTCGGCCGTCCTGGGCAGCCCGCTCCGCATCATCGCGAAGAGCCGCGAGCGGACCATGCCGCGGTAGATCAGCCAGCGCGCCTCGTCGCCGTGGAGCCGCGCGAGGTCGGCCTCCGCGGGCGATCGGTCGAAGCACATGCGCGCGAAGGCGCGCTGGATCTCGGCCAGCTCGCTCACTCCGCCGCGTCCCTGCTCTTGGGATCGCTGCTCTCGTGAGCGGCGGTCGCGCGCTCGTAGATCTCCGAGAGCTGCCGCACCTCGGCCAGCAGCTCGTCGAGCGGCGGGATGTTCTGGTCGCGCTCGAGCAGGACGGGCTTGGGCCCCGTGCGCTCGAGCGTGTACTCGAGCAGGTCGAACACGCCGTCGCAGACGGGCTCGCCGTGCGTGTCGATGATAAGCGCGTCCTTGCGCGTGAAGTGCCCGGCCACGTGCATCTGGACCACGCGCTCGTAGGGCAGGGCGTCGATGTAGGGGCGCGGGTCGAAGCCGTGGTTCCGGCTGTTGACGTAGATGTTGTTCACGTCGAGGAGCAGCTTGCAGTCGGCCGCGTCGAGCACCTCACAGAGGAACTCCGGCTCGGTCCAGCCGCGGCGCGGCGCCGGGTCCGCGTAGTAGCTGATGTTCTCCACCGCGACGGGGCGGCCGATGGCCTGCTGCACCTCGTCGACGCGCTCCTTCACCGTCTGCACCGTCTCCTTGGAGAAGGGCAGCGGGAGGAGGTCGTGGAGGAAGCTCCCGTCCACGTCCGCGAAGCAGAGGTGGTCGCTGTACCAGGGCGCGTCGATGCGATCGAGGAGGCCGGCGAGCTGCCGCTTGTACGGCTCGTCGAAGGGCGTGACCGTGCCGAGGCAGAGCGAGAGGCCGTGCGGCACCAGCCGCCACGACTCCATCGCGCGCTCCAGGTTCTGGGCGAAGAGCCCCCCGCGCGCGACGTAGTTCTCGGGGTGGATCTCGAGCCAGCGCACCTCGTCGGGGCGGCGCTCGAGGAGCGCCTCCGCCAGGTCGTGCCGCAGGCCGAGCCCGATGCCTTCGATCGTCTTCATCACCGCCTCGAAAAGATGGCGCTTTAAGTACATCGCGGGAGCCCCCTTTCGGAAACTCCCGCGACGGACCTCACAAGCTGACGCTCAGCGCGGCAGCGTGCGAGAGATGGGGCTCAGCTCACTCGGCCTCGCCGCCACAGCTGCCGGCGCCGCAGGACGCCTCGCCGCCAGCCTCGTCACCCTCGGCGCCCATGTCGCCACCCTCTTCGGTCGCGCCGGAGCAGGAGGCCTCGCCAGCGCCCGAGCAGGACGCCTCACCGGCACCCGAGCAGGACGCCTCGCCACCACCGGTGGCCTCTTCGCCGCCGGTGTCTCCACCCGCCTCGGCGTCACCGCCACCGCAGCCGTAGGCCGCGAGACCGAGAGAAGCAGCCGCGATCGCCACCAGCTGGGTCTTGAGCTTCGTGTTCATTCCAAATTCTCCCCGAACAACAGTTCTCTGTTCGAATGGGTCGCGCACGAGGACATCTCGTCAGCGGCGACCGACTTTGAGGTCGACGCGCATTCTACGCCACATCTGCCCGCCAGTTACAAGTCAGAAGCGGGAAGAAATTCGACCGCGTCTCGGGGGTTTTCCGCAATTCGCCCCCTCCGCACCCCCGAAAAATGGCTAAGCGGCCGGAATCAGCCGCTTCTCGCTCAGAGCGACGGCGGCAGGAGCAGCGTGTAGCGGCCGTCGGCGTCGATGCTCGCGCGGCCGATCTGCACCGCGCGGGAGCGGCCGTCGCTGCCTTCGAGCACCGCATAGGCGCGGATCTCGCCCCCGTTGACGGGGATGAGGTCGCCCTCGCCCGCGAAGCGCGCGGTGCCGCTGAGGACTACCGGGTTCTGCAGATCGTAGACGCTGGTGACGGGCGAGTCGGAGCGGATGGGGTTGTCCGGCAGGACCAGCCACGGGAAGTTGCTGCCGACCGGGGGCTCGAAGACGAGGTCGTAGACGCCCACGTCGAGCGGCAGCGCGAAGCGTCCGTCGAGGTCGGTGGCCGTCACCGCGGCGCGCGCGAAGCGAGCCACCTCGACGGGCGGATCCCCGAAGGTGGTGCCGCGCGGGTTCGCCCGGACCTGCGCGTCCAGCATGCCCTCGCCCATGACCGTGCGGACCGTGCCTCCGAGCGGCACGCGCTCCGGCACCTCGAACAGCATGCCGCCGACCGTCATCGATCCGCTCGCGGGGGCCGAGATGAGCACCCCCGACAGGCGGTGCACGGCGAGGTTGGCCTCGCGGGCGGGCGGGGTGACCAGCACGTCGTAGGTGCCGGGCAGCAGGTGCACCTGGTAGCGGCCCGCCTCGGTGGTGGCGGTGGCCGAGAAGCGGCCCACGACCCCGGTGGCGTCGTCGACGATGTCGGTCGAGGTGAAGCGGAGCGAGGCGCCGTCGAGCGGGGCGCCGGACGCGGCGTCGACCCAGCCCTCGTAGGTCACGATGGCGGCGGTGGACGGCATCAGGACGGTGACGATGCCCGCCTCCTCGTAGAGGCCGGCCGGGTCGACGGTGAACGTGGGCGCGGGGCCCTCGGCCTCGATGCGTTCGGCGCTCGGCGTGATCTCGAGGAACCAGCGGTCGGCGCTCGCCCAGTCGGCCTGGAACATGACCAGCTCGAAGCGGCCCGCGCCCAGCTCGGCGTTCTCGCCCGTGACCATCGTGGAGGAGAGGACCCGGCCGCTCGCGGTCACGGCGCGCAGGATGAGGCCGTCCTGGGTGGCGCCCTCGGCGTCCACGACCACGCCCTGCACGCGCACCAGGCAGCCCTCAGCCGGCGGCTCCGACTGCTCCGGGACGCTGCAGAAGTTCGGGTAGGTGAGGAAGTCGATCCGCGCGACCCCGGCCTCGGGGCTCAGGTACTCGGCCATCGGCCGGATCGGCGGGCGCTTGGCGCGCCACTCGCCGGTGGGCTGGACCACGAGCTGGTAGCGGCGGCCGGGGAGGATCTGGGTCGCGAAGTTCACCAGCAGGCCGTCGCGGCGCGGATCCTCGCTCGCCTCGTCGACGGCCTGGACGTCGACGTCGACCGTCGGGCCGCCCGGGATGGCGCTGATCATCGACAGCCGCATGTTGGCCGCGACGGACGCGCCGGTCTGGATGTCCCGGACGTGGCCCATCGTCGAGGTGCCGAGCGGCAGCTCGAGGTCTCGCTCGCTCACGGTGGCCAGATCGAAGGGCTCGAAGCTGACGGGGAGCACGGTGCCGCCGAGCGGATCCTGCGCGGGGACGACCTCCAGGCCGACCTGGTAGCTCCCGCTCGGCTCGGAGACGCACATGCTGCGGTCGA from the Sandaracinaceae bacterium genome contains:
- a CDS encoding YceI family protein codes for the protein MRTQIRFLMLSAVLALGFSATASAQSREFTIRNDGGSRIQFISDAPLETITGVSSHVTGTVNVNPNDLSSASGTVQVRVASIRTGVDLRDEHLRGDGWLDAQAHPNATFEITRIEGASRLTPNETTRVRIHGRFSIHGVTRDIVANARVRLIPLNDELRAARITGDVIRAQASFRVQLTDYNVSVPLPVRLKVSNEIRVNVTIRAVASNG
- a CDS encoding DNA-binding domain-containing protein produces the protein MSELAEIQRAFARMCFDRSPAEADLARLHGDEARWLIYRGMVRSRLFAMMRSGLPRTAELLGDARFDDAVSAYLEAHTPRTRFIREVVHELVTHALPGWEADETLPPHVRDLVRWEDAKWRVGALEEPAVAAVELDFERPAVINPVLETLEVTHRVDRDHLAPETLDEPHLVLVYRKPGATRIFTYVLNDVGARLFRAWSGPGSQADGVRAVLAELGRDKPTQRFLEGMASVLADLVEQKVVLGSPPS
- a CDS encoding DUF692 domain-containing protein, with the protein product MKTIEGIGLGLRHDLAEALLERRPDEVRWLEIHPENYVARGGLFAQNLERAMESWRLVPHGLSLCLGTVTPFDEPYKRQLAGLLDRIDAPWYSDHLCFADVDGSFLHDLLPLPFSKETVQTVKERVDEVQQAIGRPVAVENISYYADPAPRRGWTEPEFLCEVLDAADCKLLLDVNNIYVNSRNHGFDPRPYIDALPYERVVQMHVAGHFTRKDALIIDTHGEPVCDGVFDLLEYTLERTGPKPVLLERDQNIPPLDELLAEVRQLSEIYERATAAHESSDPKSRDAAE